A DNA window from Streptococcus parapneumoniae contains the following coding sequences:
- a CDS encoding helix-turn-helix transcriptional regulator: MSNRLKNLRKEKLLTQADLAKVLNTNQSQYGKYENGKTNLSLENAQILSEYFGVTLSYLLGLDDDSCIDRSKKMTPFQSLVRDKEISLKEISEATGIGYSTLGNYNQGSRSPNAKNAQLLSEYLGVSIPYLLGYEENSTVDKPNATILTEFVKKLSFISEKKSKLLQEYIELDKKEREIIKQISEVQLMSAECDLVRKKIKEFKLKLGELEGTLEGS; encoded by the coding sequence ATGTCTAATAGGCTTAAAAATCTAAGAAAAGAAAAATTGCTAACTCAAGCTGACTTAGCAAAAGTTTTGAATACTAACCAGTCTCAATACGGAAAATACGAAAATGGAAAAACAAATCTTAGTCTAGAAAATGCTCAGATTTTATCAGAATATTTTGGTGTAACACTTTCATATTTACTAGGACTTGATGATGATTCTTGTATTGATAGAAGCAAAAAGATGACCCCATTTCAGTCACTGGTTAGAGATAAAGAGATATCCCTGAAGGAGATAAGTGAGGCAACTGGTATAGGATACTCTACACTTGGAAATTACAACCAAGGAAGTAGAAGTCCGAATGCTAAAAATGCGCAATTACTATCAGAATATTTAGGAGTATCTATCCCATATCTACTCGGTTATGAAGAGAACTCTACGGTCGATAAACCAAACGCAACAATATTGACAGAGTTTGTTAAAAAACTTTCTTTTATCAGTGAAAAAAAGTCAAAACTCCTACAGGAATACATAGAACTTGATAAAAAGGAAAGAGAGATTATCAAACAGATAAGTGAGGTACAACTGATGAGTGCAGAATGTGATCTTGTGAGAAAGAAAATCAAGGAATTTAAGTTAAAACTTGGCGAATTAGAAGGAACATTGGAAGGGAGTTAA